A window of the Leishmania mexicana MHOM/GT/2001/U1103 complete genome, chromosome 29 genome harbors these coding sequences:
- a CDS encoding putative 60S ribosomal protein L9 — MVKVKSLCTLQIPEGVTVDVKGRKVTVTGKRGTLTKDLTHLQLDLRVDKKNRTFTVIRWFGSKIPIACLNTTKAHVQNMITGVTKGFRFKVRCAYAHFPINVSLDGQNIEVRNFLGEKRVRRQLVPSSVKVSQTDPSKVKDEIVFEGNDLEQVSREAAVLHQMCLVKKKDIRKFLDGIYVQTKTNIEGME, encoded by the coding sequence ATGGTCAAGGTCAAGAGCCTCTGCACCCTGCAGATCCCGGAGGGTGTGACCGTCGATGTGAAGGGCCGCAAGGTCACCGTCACGGGTAAGCGCGGCACCCTCACGAAGGACCTGACGCACCTGCAGTTGGACTTGCGCGTGGACAAAAAGAATCGCACCTTCACGGTCATTCGCTGGTTCGGCTCCAAGATCCCGATTGCATGCCTGAACACCACcaaggcgcacgtgcagaACATGATCACCGGCGTGACGAAGGGATTCCGCTTCAAGGTGCGCTGCGCCTACGCTCACTTTCCGATCAACGTCTCCCTGGATGGCCAGAACATCGAGGTCCGCAACTTCCTTGGCGagaagcgcgtgcgccgccagcTGGTGCCCAGCAGCGTGAAGGTGAGCCAGACCGACCCGTCCAAGGTCAAGGATGAGATCGTCTTCGAGGGCAACGACCTGGAGCAGGTGTCCCGCGAGGCCGCCGTGCTGCACCAGATGTGCCTGGTCAAGAAGAAGGATATCCGTAAGTTCCTTGACGGTATCTACGTCCAGACCAAGACCAACATTGAGGGTATGGAATAG
- a CDS encoding putative calmodulin-related protein, which produces MSLSKRPDDVMDGTGNREVATILRSLAPEEVDMLRDTFIYMDRDSDGFVSREEMMAKVASCVGAERFPPLREYLVPLFQVADKDRDERLSLTEFLMAFADGPGVVPAEVVNSCVADVQVRLTDEEVSALQSNFSRIDTKQDGVIDSEELEVALRTYLVPTFPNLTDENFKEIVSVVMASADADQNGVISLSEFIRSYQEDQGVLPATYLEPAQKNLTEARQLTDDEETVLREAFAVLDRNNDGFVDLEDLYHALWDALGSTTDDQSQIRDLCNLVMRSSDRTKSGQLTVKDFVRSFLRNIQLMQIPVAVAHERVRVACEKLQQMQDSGELERLVKVFEDLDSDGDGFVVRSELVKVLKVLFHDAFPGVDEEMLTSIMTAIVVGAERNNGGRLSLEEFIRSFVEGSGVLPPEAVKKWDSVPRRGSYSTEDALMQSGYKPNPATDADLALIGEALSRLYAEKGADGVIAEDELRSGIAALYVDDPNRGEEMFHFALQQFVLPRKNGGLMWSANVLFEDEAEEEDRGVRASRLDPSDPAVMRSSMSSSRQPRASVLVSANEVVEPAPSELSRKAWMSSTQSPKHQILSPAADAAVHAAAPRSQSSSDNALSCTHTQPKLIDETAVTPAASAMHSWGETRPLSVNELCTFRPDSTILTEKLKQQFDYYDVGHKGYLDRDTFKKIYATMENYGLDPSPMEVDRRFHRYSRMSNKIFFNEFCILMLQRARL; this is translated from the coding sequence ATGTCGCTCTCTAAGAGACCAGATGACGTGATGGATGGCACTGGTAACCGAGAAGTGGCCACCATTCTCCGCTCTCTGGCACCGGAGGAGGTAGACATGCTACGTGACACCTTCATCTACATGGaccgcgacagcgacggcttCGTCAGCCGCGAGGAGATGATGGCGAAGGTGGCCTCCTGCGTTGGCGCAGAGAGgttcccgccgctgcgggagTACCTTGTACCGCTGTTTCAGGTAGCTGACAAGGACCGCGATGAGCGGCTTAGTCTGACGGAGTTTCTCATGGCGTTTGCAGACGGTCCTGGTGTGGTGCCGGCGGAGGTGGTAAACAGCTGCGTCGCGGATGTGCAGGTGCGACTAACTGATGAGGAGGTATCGGCCCTGCAGAGCAACTTCAGTCGCATCGACACAAAGCAGGATGGCGTTATCGATTCGGAGGAGctcgaggtggcgctgcggacGTACCTTGTCCCGACGTTTCCGAACCTGACGGATGAGAATTTCAAGGAGATCGTCTCCGTTGTGATGGCCAGCGCCGACGCGGATCAGAACGGTGTCATCTCCTTGTCGGAGTTTATTCGTAGCTACCAGGAGGACCAAGGCGTGCTGCCAGCCACCTATCTAGAGCCCGCGCAGAAAAACCTGACCGAAGCGCGTCAGCTcaccgacgacgaggagacgGTGTTGCGGGAGGCGTTCGCCGTGCTGGACCGCAACAACGACGGCTTCGTCGACCTCGAGGACCTCTATCACGCCCTCTGGGACGCCctcggcagcaccaccgacGACCAGAGTCAAATACGCGACTTGTGCAATTTGGTCATGAGGAGCTCCGACCGCACCAAGAGCGGCCAGCTCACCGTCAAGGATTTTGTCCGCAGCTTCTTGCGGAACATACAACTCATGCAGATTCCTGTGGCGGTCGCCCACGAGCGGGTGCGAGTGGCCTGTGAGAAGCTGCAGCAAATGCAGGATTCAGGGGAGCTCGAGAGGCTCGTGAAGGTGTTCGAAGATCtggacagcgacggcgacgggtTCGTGGTGCGTTCGGAGCTGGTGAAGGTGCTCAAGGTGCTCTTCCACGACGCCTTCCCTGGTGTGGACGAAGAGATGTTGACCTCCATCATGACGGCCATCGTCGTTGGGGCGGAGAGAAACAACGGTGGTCGGCTGTCCCTGGAGGAGTTCATCCGCAGCTTTGTCGAAGGCTCCGGCGTTTTACCTCCCGAGGCAGTCAAGAAGTGGGACTCCGTCCCCAGGCGTGGGTCGTACTCTACTGAAGACGCTTTGATGCAGTCGGGCTATAAACCCAACCCCGCCACCGACGCAGATCTCGCTCTCATCGGCGAAGCCTTAAGCCGGCTGTATgcggagaagggggcggATGGTGTCATCGCGGAGGACGAACTACGCTCCGGCATCGCGGCACTCTACGTGGACGATCCCAACCGCGGAGAAGAGATGTTCCACTTTGCTCTCCAGCAATTTGTGTTGCCCCGCAAAAATGGGGGGCTGATGTGGAGCGCCAACGTCCTTTTCGAAGAcgaggcggaagaggaagacagGGGCGTGAGAGCAAGCAGGCTCGACCCGAGCGACCCGGCGGTGATGCGTTCATCGATGAGCTCCAGTCGCCAGCCACGCGCTTCGGTGCTCGTCTCCGCTAACGAAGTGGTAGAGCCAGCACCGAGCGAGCTATCGCGGAAGGCGTGGATGTCGTCTACGCAATCGCCAAAACATCAGATCTTGTCAcccgccgccgatgccgcggtgcatgcagccgctccacgGAGTCAGAGCAGTAGCGATAACGCTTTATcgtgcacccacacccaGCCGAAGCTGATAGAcgagacggcggtgacgccggcCGCTTCTGCCATGCACAGCTGGGGAGAGACGAGGCCCTTGAGCGTCAATGAACTGTGCACTTTTCGCCCTGATAGCACCATTCTCACTGAAAAGCTAAAGCAGCAGTTCGACTACTACGACGTAGGGCACAAGGGCTATCTGGATCGGGATACTTTCAAGAAGATCTACGCGACGATGGAGAACTACGGGCTCGACCCGTCGCCGATGGAAGTGGACAGGCGCTTTCATCGCTACTCGCGGATGTCGAACAAGATCTTCTTCAACGAGTTCTGCATCCTCATGCTTCAGCGGGCCCGTCTGTGA
- a CDS encoding PAS-domain containing phosphoglycerate kinase,putative has translation MYQDSKILMIFKSLRDIVVIGDNDMVITDMNAAAVAFFGWKIDDVKGKSITFLVPTHPLDVQDNTVTLMAHLANSTDVPVVIQTTRDPHATVVAWTILPIRLPRVYEFGVHINIRAALTPKLSVSDLDFKNRTVFLRVDFNVPFDRETGNIRDDSRICAAVPTIRKIMEDGGRLVIGSHLGRPKKPNANQSLKRILPRLQEVLDKEVSFCTDAFEAGKDVKEMKNGDVMLLENLRFFKGEDSKDAAERNKLASALASFSDIFVCDAFGTVHRMTASMTGVPRVLGAGVTGFLIEKEISAISMVMRNPEQPLVAVVGGSKVSDKINVLSSIFNFAHTVIIGGAMAYTFLETQGYSVGKSKVERVVREKGRDVDLHNTARDLMDLAKARKVRLILPIDHSCAKEFKDVEPFITNNADIPAEYMGLDYGPKSIEQAKKAVAEARTLIWNGPLGVFEFSHFATGTNAIAQAIKDNQQVVSIVGGGETAAATKDYHECITHVSTGGGAFLELLEGRALPGLICLTARASPKL, from the coding sequence ATGTATCAGGACTCGAAGATTTTGATGATATTCAAGTCGCTGCGCGACATCGTGGTAATTGGCGACAATGATATGGTTATCACTGACATGaacgctgcggcggtggccttCTTTGGCTGGAAGATCGATGATGTAAAGGGCAAGAGCATCACCTTTCTCGTCCCCACTCACCCGCTGGATGTGCAGGACAACACCGTCACCCTCATGGCACATCTTGCCAACTCTACTGACGTTCCTGTGGTGATCCAAACCACCCGCGACCCCCACGCAACAGTGGTAGCCTGGACGATCTTGCCTATCCGTCTTCCCCGCGTGTACGAGTTCGGGGTGCACATAAACATCCGTGCCGCCCTCACGCCGAAGCTGTCCGTCTCGGACTTGGACTTTAAGAACCGCACGGTGTTCCTGCGTGTGGACTTCAACGTACCGTTCGACCGCGAGACCGGCAACATTCGCGATGACAGCCGCAtctgtgcggcggtgccgacgaTTCGCAAGATCATGGAGGACGGAGGGCGTTTGGTGATTGGGTCTCACCTGGGTCGTCCCAAGAAACCCAATGCGAATCAGTCCCTCAAGCGCATCTTGCCTCGTctgcaggaggtgctggacAAGGAGGTGTCCTTCTGCACGGACGCCTTCGAGGCTGGCAAGGATGTGAAGGAGATGAAGAACGGGGATGTCATGCTGCTGGAGAACCTGCGTTTTTTCAAGGGCGAAGATAGCAAGGATGCTGCTGAGCGGAACAAGCTGGCCTCAGCACTCGCCTCCTTTAGCGATATATTTGTCTGCGATGCTTTCGGTACCGTGCATCGCATGACGGCCAGCATGACGGGTGTGCCCCGCGTCTTGGGGGCTGGAGTGACAGGCTTCCTGATCGAAAAGGAGATCAGCGCCATCAGTATGGTGATGCGCAACCCAGAGCAGCCGCTGGTCGCAGTCGTTGGCGGCTCCAAGGTGTCGGACAAGATTAACGTTCTCTCGTCCATCTTCAACTTTGCGCACACAGTGATCATCGGCGGTGCCATGGCCTACACCTTCCTGGAGACGCAAGGCTACAGCGTTGGCAAGAGCAAAGTGGAGCGGGTAGTGCGGGAGAAGGGACGTGATGTGGATCTGCATAACACCGCTCGCGATCTGATGGATCTCGCCAAGGCCCGCAAGGTGCGCCTCATCCTGCCCATCGATCACAGCTGCGCCAAGGAGTTCAAAGACGTGGAGCCGTTCATCACGAACAACGCCGACATTCCCGCGGAGTACATGGGACTGGACTACGGCCCCAAGTCCATTGAGcaggcgaagaaggccgtTGCGGAGGCCCGCACGCTCATCTGGAATGGCCCTCTCGGCGTCTTTGAGTTCTCGCACTTCGCCACAGGCACCAACGCCATCGCGCAGGCGATCAAGGATAACCAGCAGGTTGTCTCCAtcgtcggtggtggtgagacagcggcggcgacaaaAGACTACCACGAGTGCATCACCCACGTGAgcactggtggtggtgcctTCCTGGAGCTACTAGAGGGACGCGCACTGCCAGGCCTCATCTGCCTCACCGCTCGTGCCTCTCCTAAGCTGTAG
- a CDS encoding putative CAS/CSE/importin domain protein: MQPINPNDRNTQGQFVEIACRAASPDPAARTPAERELLAYLDSVDKQSGLPQLLLELTHGETPHDTFFAISFKNMVKKCWDPSTSEHCIQECDKVAVRATIIENMLRSSGAVQRNLAEAIALIAQVDFPTAWADALSLIVKVLTSGNDVAQLRAALSTSHSVLRKYRHQGELTEALVHELRTIYSLLCPALVRSMESLLLTTETQGANVAEVYRGITDAVECLRDITSLDLGDEFIERIGPIVSMYNRCLSRVSAPSALYGAQASAMIDMNSAVIACMTHWLNSFDEDFENFAPQFIEVVIGMLSNQMSSDPSMDDLVVCSLELVSSACRGTTRSHLNTRERLQYILQFIILPNLALREDDLETYTSDPDEYIKKNIEGSNFHTRRRAAVELVRSLLLYLPEVARPLLAEVTTALLQTAHGDWRAKDTAIYLAFVLVVDGQLVNTQRGVTVPQLSEIIPVAQILDGHVFPEVRCDLSAQSPGIVKADCMLVVAAFRHLIASTAYEFLVPALTRHIAVGDTVVMTYAAHTLKCFLSITEASAAAAIEAVFTGNVLSILEGICVRIQEAEAPNPYLMQYLMTVCFRFPKLVAPFATQVMASLHTPLYRAVRNPSNALYSQCMFEVISKCVALQPGARGEFEGMLWPNFAHVLRENVVEYVPYVLQVFAQLVRTYQSSDAAQRWAENPAENYQGLVCPLTQPQMYEMRTQIPAPVCLLCAFVEVYPGYMHRTGMTNPALNVFNLLVRLKNYDNEGLNILTSMLLAYPADVMDVYMDTVFKVLMDRLQSSSTPKYVRILILFLSVVVVQRRDADYLVSRLNNIESGLFMRVLGNVWLPRMQKITGNVERKTCVVALARLLCESTTLQSDTAAWVTSASSCLRMLHDGVEPDDHISFTPAAGAAQNPESLLGSAIGSDELTGSFHPLREAMQRPRDVCSHVPDAQGFFQTELTNFLKGRGAHLSASLKQWLGPHTPAWLP, encoded by the coding sequence ATGCAGCCAATCAACCCAAATGACCGGAACACCCAAGGACAGTTCGTCGAGATTGCTTGCAGGGCAGCCTCGCCGGACCcagcggcgcgcacgccggcggagagagagctTCTAGCTTATCTAGACTCCGTGGATAAACAAAGTGGGCTGCCGCAGCTACTGCTGGAGCTCACCCATGGCGAGACTCCTCACGACACCTTCTTCGCCATTAGCTTTAAAAACATGGTGAAGAAGTGCTGGGATCCGTCGACGTCGGAGCACTGCATCCAGGAGTGCGATAAGGTCGCTGTGCGCGCTACAATTATCGAGAACATGCTTCGCTCATCgggtgcggtgcagcggaaCTTGGCCGAAGCAATCGCGCTCATAGCCCAGGTTGATTTTCCCACTGCATGGGCCGATGCCTTGTCCCTGATCGTAAAGGTGCTCACTTCTGGAAATGATGTTGCCCAATTGCGTGCTGCGCTGTCCACGTCTCACAGTGTTTTGCGCAAGTACCGCCATCAGGGTGAGTTGACAGAGGCTCTTGTGCACGAGCTGCGTACCATCTATAGCTTGCTGTGCCCCGCGCTGGTTCGCAGCATGGAGTCGCTCCTCTTGACGACGGAGACGCAGGGTGCCAATGTGGCTGAGGTGTACAGAGGCATCACGGATGCCGTGGAATGCCTGCGCGATATTACCTCACTCGACCTCGGTGACGAGTTCATCGAGCGCATCGGTCCCATCGTAAGCATGTACAATCGCTGCCTCAGCAGGGTAAGCGCGCCGTCGGCCTTGTATGGAGCTCAGGCAAGTGCCATGATCGACATGAACTCTGCCGTGATAGCGTGCATGACGCACTGGCTAAACTCGTTTGACGAGGACTTTGAGAATTTCGCACCGCAGTTCATCGAAGTCGTGATTGGGATGCTATCGAATCAAATGAGCAGCGACCCTTCCATGGACGATTTGGTGGTTTGCTCTCTCGAGTTGgtcagcagcgcgtgccgcggcaccaccCGCTCTCACCTgaacacgagagagaggctgCAGTATATACTGCAGTTCATCATCCTTCCCAATCTTGCACTTCGCGAGGATGATTTGGAGACCTACACGAGCGATCCGGACGAGTACATTAAGAAGAACATAGAGGGCTCCAATTTTCacactcgccgccgcgccgccgtggagTTGGTGCGCTCCCTTCTTCTATATCTTCCGGAAGTGGCGCGGCCGCTCCTCGCCGAGGTGACCACTGCACTCCTCCAAACTGCACACGGGGACTGGAGGGCCAAAGACACGGCCATCTACCTGGCGTTTGTGCTAGTGGTGGATGGGCAGCTGGTGAACACACAGCGCGGTGTGACAGTACCGCAGCTCAGCGAAATTATTCCCGTTGCTCAGATCCTTGACGGCCACGTTTTTCCGGAGGTCAGGTGTGATTTGTCAGCGCAGAGCCCTGGCATCGTCAAGGCGGACTGTATGCTCGTCGTTGCAGCCTTCCGTCACCTTATTGCCTCCACGGCATACGAGTTCCTAGTGCCAGCTCTGACTCGCCACATCGCGGTTGGTGACACCGTGGTGATGACATATGCGGCCCACACCCTCAAGTGCTTTCTTTCCATCACCGAAGcgtcggcggccgctgccatcGAGGCGGTGTTTACTGGAAACGTCCTCAGCATTCTCGAAGGCATTTGCGTGCGCATccaagaggcagaggcgccgaATCCGTACCTGATGCAGTACCTCATGACTGTGTGCTTCCGCTTTCCGAAACTCGTCGCCCCCTTCGCGACGCAGGTGATGGCTTCTCTCCACACGCCGCTGTACAGAGCTGTTCGTAACCCTTCCAACGCGTTGTACAGTCAGTGCATGTTCGAGGTCATCTCCAAgtgtgtggcgctgcagccagGAGCAAGGGGTGAGTTCGAGGGGATGCTGTGGCCCAACTTCGCACACGTGCTACGCGAGAACGTTGTCGAGTACGTGCCATATGTTCTCCAAGTATTTGCCCAGCTCGTGCGCACGTACCAGTCCAgcgatgctgcgcagcggtgggCCGAAAACCCCGCTGAGAATTACCAAGGCCTAGTCTGCCCGCTTACTCAACCGCAGATGTACGAAATGCGTACACAGATTCCTGCGCCAGTGTGCTTGCTCTGTGCGTTTGTCGAGGTCTACCCGGGATACATGCATCGGACCGGGATGACCAACCCAGCTCTGAACGTCTTCAACTTATTGGTGCGTCTCAAGAATTACGATAACGAGGGCTTGAACATTCTCACATCTATGCTGCTTGCGTACCCTGCGGATGTCATGGACGTGTACATGGACACTGTATTCAAGGTTCTGATGGATCGCTTGCAGAGTTCCTCTACACCAAAGTATGTGCGTATCCTGATCCTATTTTTATCtgttgtggtggtgcagcgcaggGACGCTGACTACCTGGTCAGTCGCCTCAACAACATCGAGAGTGGCTTGTTCATGAGGGTTCTCGGCAACGTATGGCTGCCTCGCATGCAAAAGATCACTGGAAATGTGGAGCGCAAGACAtgtgtggtggcgctggccaGGCTTCTTTGCGAGTCCACGACGCTGCAGTCCGACACGGCAGCGTGGGTGACGAGTGCTTCCAGCTGCCTCAGGATGCTGCACGATGGCGTGGAGCCGGACGACCACATAAGCTTCACGCCCGCTGCGGGCGCGGCGCAGAATCCAGAGTCCCTgctcggcagcgccatcggATCAGATGAACTCACCGGCTCGTTTCACCCTCTACGAGAGGCGATGCAAAGGCCGCGTGACGTCTGCAGCCACGTTCCCGACGCCCAAGGGTTCTTTCAAACGGAGTTGACAAACTTTCTCAAGggccgcggcgcacaccTTTCCGCCTCACTCAAGCAGTGGCTTGGCCCGCATACTCCTGCTTGGCTTCCGTAA